In Clostridium ljungdahlii DSM 13528, the genomic window TTATTTTTAGACTTTACCCTGCACATCACCTCCTTGAAAGGGTAAAATTACAATATGCTTGCCTACTTTTTATAATGCTTAATATAACAAAAGAGACCCCTTTCGAAGGTCTCCATTTACCAATACAAATTCATATTATTTTACTGCATAAAACAAATAAAAAGAACCACAAGGGTTCTCTCATGTCAATATAACCGTTTACTTTTAATTATAAACAGCTTAAATATAGTAACATCTTTCCCTCCGAAAGAATTAACATCATATCAGGCAGGCTTCCTGGCTCAGATTCATCTTACTTCCCTGTCTTCCCGGATATAAAAATCCAGTGACATAATTAGGGTTTCATCCTCTATACAGTAACGGTGGGCTGCAGTGCTTTTTACACTTTTCCTTTTAACTGTCACGTTTGACAGCACCTAATACTAAATATTAAATTTTTATTATCTTTATATTAAGGTTAGTACATAATTTTTCAAAAGTCAACATTATTTTCATTAATATAAAGATATTTCTGGACGAAAGATGATAATGTCTTAGTATACCGCATTTGATTATGTCCCAAATATAGAACTAAATATGAATTTTCATATTTAATACATATTTTAAAAATAGTTAGCATTCTCCATAGTCTTCAGTAAAATATAAAAGTCCCATTTTTCTGACTTTATAATTGCTTATTACATTTCCTGTTGCTTTATCATACAAATCGTAACCAACAATAGTGTAAATCATAGCATTTTCTTTATCAAGAATATTCTTATCCATATTATACTGTCCTTTGTTGACATGTACGGTTACTTTAAATGCTCCCGCTGGATATCCGCTCACAAAAATATATGTTCTAATAGACATCGAAGGGGTTATGTGACTTATAATAAATCCCCCAATAATTATTATAAAAGAAGATAAAATTACAATACCTTTTCTCGAAAGTTTCATTCTTCTCCTCCTTATTACAACTTATAATAAAGTTTATACAGAATATAAAGTTTATTTTCTTCATTTATCCACCGCCCCCAGCATAAATATACCAATAGTCAATCTTTTTTGAATACTTATGTTTCTTAGCAACACTATATGAATCTAAACCAATGCTTGGATTTTTACAAAAATATAAAGTCCCATATTGTTGGTCAGGAATTGGTCTTTTACAAACATCTGTTTCAAATGCTTTAATAAAATACCCTCTAAAAAACAAATCTGTTCTTATAGCTCTTTCAATTGTGGAATGAGTAAAAATATCAACTCCAATATATCCTACCATGATAATAATACATATTAATATTATTTTAATGGATCTACGTTTCAATTTTATCCCTCCTTTCATATTGAAAATTCCTATATCCAATAATAGCATTTTATTTATTTGTAAATAGCTCATTAATTTAATAAAATCAAACAACTCATATCTTTAATTTATGGGTTTTGCCAATATCTCCAGCAAAACCCATCTTAAAAGTTTTTTATTTATTTGACTGGACAGGTATGTCTATAATATCTGAAAGTGGATTCATATTTTCAAGGCTGTCCCATATAAATGCCTTCAATTTATATATTCCCTCTTCTGGAAGTTTCATAATACCTGTTAAAATAGATGAATCTCCATTTTTTATTGTCTGCTTTCCGCATACATAGTTGATGAATTTACCGCCCTCATCATATAGTGCTACTATAAGTGATTCATCCTGGTCTTTACCGGAATTATTTTCTGCCTTTACAGATACTTTTGCATCCTCACCTAATTTAAACGAACTATCCATTGTAAGGTTAGTTATCTGTATTGGTTTTGATGTGTTTGTTACTGTAACTATGCACTGTGCCTTTGCATCTTTATTATCTTCAGACACTGCCGTTATTACTGCTGTTCCTGACTTTACTGCTGTTACCTTCCCGTTCTCATCTACTGATGCTATAGTTTTATCACTGCTTGACCAGTCTACCTTTTTATTCGCTGCATTATCCGGTGCTACAGCTGCTGTAAGCTGCAGTGCATCTCCTTCTGTCACACTTGCACTCGTCTTGTCTAATGTCACTCCCGTTACATTTACCGTTTGTGATGGTGATACCTTTTTCTCTGCTGCAGTTAACTTGTCCACTGTTTCCTGCTTCATGGATGATTTTTGTGCATCACTTAAGGCATCATACAATTTCTCTACTGCATCAACCTTGTCTTTATCGGCTGAAGTAAGCTTATCTACATCCAGTGCTGCTATGTCGTTATTTACAGGCACTGTAGAATTCTTCACATCTGTACAGTCAAATATTGAGTTTCTACCTTCATAATCCCTTACAAGAGAATCTATGCCCCTGCATATCTGCACTGGATCATATTTTAAATTGTCATATTGGGTAGTTTTATTTTTGCCATCAAATCCTTCAAGTATAGCATTAAATATGGTATTGCCATCTTTTATAAATTTCTTGTCAAAAACATTGGCATGTGCCATTCCAAGTGTCATATATACCTGGGCATTGGTCCACGGGTTATTTAAATCAATATCGCCATCACTTGTATGACCACCCCAGAAAGAACCAGTATAAGCCTGAGAATTTGAAAATTGATCAAATACATGATCCATGGCCTGTTTTACATCGTAATACTTGTCTCCTTCTTTTGCATTTGCATTATAATACGCTGCAATTTCTTGTAACATCATAGTCCACATATCAGGTGAAGCATTTGCTGCTACTTGAGACCCATCAGCACCTGTTTCTTTGTAAACATTCTTAGCACCATCATGTGTACTCTCTTCCATATAATTTCTGTCAATATGATTTCCATCATTTAGCACATGATCAATATAATTATAAGAAGTTAATGCATAATCTGCATATGTTCCTGCAAACATCTGAACTGATGAATTTAAATAATTTTTATTTGAAATTATATCTATTAAATTATAAGCTTTTATATCCCTGGGGTCATATCCTATAGATGTAATTGCCAGAACCAGTTTTTCCCATTCTGTCATTTTTACATCTTGATCTCCAATTTTTGCATTTTTCATCCTCTGGAGTTCATCCTGTATGCCCTTAAACCAATCGTCATAGTAACCACTTCTTATACCTGTGTATCCAGATCGGGCTGATGAAAATACATCCCAATCATCATCATTTAGTAAAATAGTACCTTCCTTTCCAGGAGCATCAGCTTTATCTCCCTCCCACTGAAATACAGGCACAGCTTTTTCCTGTCCAACACCAAATTTGCTGTAAATTATATTTTCTACTTCCTTTGCATCTTCAACCTGCTGCTTTTCTTCATCCTGTGTAGGTGCTGCCGCACTATTGTCAAGAAGTTTTGCAGTTGAGGGAAGTACTTTACCAAGTAGAAACTGGTAATCTTCATTTTGATCATAGTTTATCTTAATCTTGCTTGAATCAATTGTTAGGGGTACATTTCCTATAGTTGGTGCATTAAAAAATACACCTCCATCACAAGTAGCACTAACATTATACTTGCTTATTAAATCTTTATCTTTATCAGATTCTGGAATCACTTTAAAAGTTGCTTCTGCTTTAAGGCAGTCATCTGTAGTCTTAAAAGGTTCAGTTCCAGGTACAAAGATTCTGTCTTTAGCTGTTGCCTGCACATCTACTACTACCTTTGCTGCTATCTTAGTTGAACTATCCGGATTTAGATATGGATAGCCATCATTTACAGAAGAATCTATCTTCCAGGTCTTATCAAAATCAAATCCAAGCTTGGTGTAGCTGTCTTTATCTTTCATTTGTGCAGTGGTATATCCCACAGGTTTTCCCATAAAAGAAGTACTTGAAAATCCCAGTATATCACTATCATATGCACAGGTAGTTACATCAGTTTCGCTACTTGTATCGATTGGTTGACGAGATACTTTTTTTTCATTTTCCAGGAATTTACCATAAAAATAGCAATTTTTGATTTCTGAGCCAGGTGTAACACAAATTCCTGCAATATTTGGTAAAAATGAAGACTTAGTATCAAAAGTAACATTACTACAGCAGTTATCTGTATATCCATTTATTAGATTCCAGTTATCATCAGAACATGCACTATTACCAACTATTCCTGCTAAAGTTGAAAATCTGCCAGCATCAACTTCAATACTTCCTGTGCTGCAGCAGTGGGTAATTGTACCACAACATTCATTTGCAATTACTCCATAAAATACATCATCGTTGTCATCTAAAATTATTTTACTTCTATCTTTTATGTCTACATTAGCATCAACTTTAACATTCTCCACAATTCCATCTTTCCATACAATTCCAAACAAGCCTGAAGCTGCATCCGTATAACCACTTATAGTATGAAACTTTCCATCAAAAGTACCATCAAAACTTTTATTGTGAGAGGTAAGAGATTTTAAAGGAACATTTGATTTACTTATATCAATATCCTGTGTCAAAACAACTTTTTTGCCTAAATAGTCTATGCCCTTATCGATATCTCCCCTGAGTTTGTTTAGGTCATCTACTGAACTTACAGTGTAATTTCCATCTGAGCCCTGGTTTAAAGATGGCGTTGACGCCGTTGGTGATGCACCTGCTCTAGCAGTATAAGGTGCAAATGTCATTAAAGTAAACATAAGCATCATAACAAGGCTAATCTTTTTCCATAATTTTTTCACTTTGTTCTCCTCTCTAATTTTTATAAAACTATATAAGAAATACCGGGTTAAAAATACATCTTAGCCCGGTATCAATCTAAAACATTTACTTAATCAATAGGGAAAATCCGCTTTTATAAAGCACCAGCTGCAGTATTAACAGCGCCTTGTGTAGCTTGTAATGTCTCCAATTGAGTTAATGCATTAGTATAAGCTGTATCTGTTTTATTCGCATGATTTGCCATTTTTGCTATAAGATCTGTTTTATCTGCTCTTCCACTAAAGAATGCAGGAGTTTGTGTATAACTCCAATTGTAAGTTCCTTTGTCAGAAATTGTTCCATCTGGTAAATATCCTGCTAATCCTAAATCACATCCTGCTGCTGCTGAAAATTCCCAACGTATTGTAGCACCATCCGGTACATTATCTAATGTTGTACTTCCATCATAATAAGTTGAGTTAACATGATCTACATTATTAACTGTAAACATCCAGCCTGAAATTCCATCACATTCTTTTTCACTTAAATAATTTGCATCGGTAACAATAGGCTGCTTTGGTATATCTGTTCTGAAGACAATACCTTTAGTTAAATTTTTAAGCTTGCTCGTAAATGAATAATCTTCAAATGCAGCTTGATTATCTGTAGTATCTTTAAAACCTGTTACATACTTGCCATATTTGCTCGAAACTATGTTTACATTTCCATCACCTACAGCCTGTTTTGTAGCATCAGCAATGGTATTCGTATCACTGAGTGTAACTGCTTTTGGCTGTAAAATAGGTGCTTGTCCTAAAACATTTTTCTCAACATCCACATAGACAGTTTTTGTTGGAGCAGCATCAGCTTTTACACTATTAAAAGCAGACGGCGCAGCTACAGCTCCCAAAGTTAATGTTGTTATGCATAGTGTCGCAAATAATTTGTTTTTTAATCTTCTAATCATTTTATACACTCCTCCAAATTTTTAATTTTTTAATTGTTGCTTGTCCAAATTTAAAAGACAATGATAAAACTTTTACACTTTTATATCAATCACCTCCTGGAAAGTTAAATATAATGACAATCATATTTTTAACCTTTATGAAAAATAAACCAGGTGGTAATTCAGGTGAGATTAGATTAACGTAAATAAATATATATTTGTGTAAATAAAAGATAAAAAGAGACCCTCTTTCTTTCGAAGGTCTCCAGTATACGACATGAATTTATAAATATTTAATGTAAACAGATGTTACTGGCATTGAATACTTACCTTTCCCACCGAAAGAACCATATATGTTTGTAACAGGCAGGTCTACTGGCTTGGCATCATCTTACTTTTCACACCTTCCCAAAGATTATATCTTCAGTGGCATTTTGTGAATTTCATCTTCCTTACAGCAGCGGGGGCTGCAGTGGTTTTTCACCACTTTCCCTATTAATTCCTAAAAAAGAAACCTATTCAAAATTATCATTTATTTTACAATTGTCATTACCTTTACAATACACCAACTCCACTTATTTGTCAATAATTTATAAAAACTTTATTAAATTATTGTAAATTTCAATAATACAACACAATTTTCTATAAACAGAGTTCTTGACATCAGATAAATTTTAATGCTAAAGTTTGTCCTAAATACTGTTAAAATGTCTATTACTTATTTAACTCAGCGTTAGTTTTGGGATTTATATTAATTTCTCCAAAAGTATCCTCATACTTTTCTACTGATTTCGTAAGCATCATACAAACACTTTTTGCCTGCTGCGGGCTCATAAATATCTTCACACTATCTTTTACATCTTTTTTATACACCTTCATAAAATCTAACTGAAAATCATATACACTTCCAGAAAGCTCTAATCTATTTGAATATAATTCCTTTTCTTCTTCTAATTTTACATTTTCATCCATAGAATTCACCCTTACCTTTCATATTTTTTTACTCAACTTATTTTTACACTTCGCCCTATCTAATCACCTTCCTTTTGTACTCGCCTGTCTAATCCCCTACATTTAGTTCTTTCATTGATGACGAAGGGGTTATTCTAAAATAAGAACAAATCTGATGACTTACTTGATTGTCCATAAACAGAGTTCTTGTAATCAGATAAATTCCTACAAAAATAAAAAGAGACCCTCTCCCTTCGAAGGTCTCTATATATAACATAACTTACAATAATGGTTAATAACTAAAAACATCTCTGTTCTCTTATGTTAATATAACCGTTTACTTTTTGAATAAACATAGCATTATCTTCCCCTCCGAAAGAATCACCCACATATCAGGCAGGTTTCCTGGCTCAGATTCATCTTACTTCCCTGTCTTCCCAGATATAAAAATCCAGTGACATAACTAGGGTTTCATCCTCCATACAGTAACGGTGGGCTGCAGTGTTTTTTACACTTTCCCTTTTAACTATCAATTTGACAGCACCTAATAGTAAAAATATTAAATTTTTATTACCTTTATGTTAAGTTTAGAGCAAAAATTTTGAAAAGTCAACATTATTTTCATTAATATAAAGATATTTCTGAACGAAAGATGATAATGTCTTAGTATACCAAAGTTGATTATATTCTAAATATGCATAGGCATTGAGATTAAAACCAACAGCGTTCCAAAAGTCAAGGGCCGTGTGGAACGAATGTTTCAAGCCTGGAAAGACTCACAATAGCAGGTATGGCAGTTTAAACTCTAGGAGTGCCCTTCTCTAGTTTATCTATATGTATTTTAGGATTTTCTATATTTACACCATATAGTTTATCAAGATTTTTAGAAAACCACCTTACGGATTAACTTCTATAAATCAATCTCGCTTAATATCGGCTGTAACTTACAAACTGACAAGTATTTATTTGGTACAGCAATTCCTTTTTCCTTACGAATTATTTGTATTACTGGTGCCATATGCTTCCCCTCATATTTTTTTACAGGTATATAGGAATTAACATATGCTTGCGTTGCTTCATGTCCATTGGATATATCATATCCTAAATCTAAAGGACTTGTTCCTCGAAGATTAGTATGTTTACAATCAAGAATATGGGCATAATCTGCTATATATAAGCCACTAAAATTCATTGGCAATTCTACTCTTAACAAAACATTCCCAATATACCGCCGTACCATTTCAAATCCTAAATTTCCAAAATAATAATCCTCTGTTAACCATTTAGGCAATGGATCAAGAAATCCCTCAATTAAATAACAGTCATTAAATTCTTCAGGTATATTAGGACAACTTACTTGCCTTCGAGCATATAATCCACTATTTTTAGAAAATATCATATGAAGAAATTTACTGTGGGTATAATGATAAAATACAATATTATTCTTATGGAATTTTATTTGGTTAGGAAGTATCTTATAACCCTTGTCCTTCAAATATAACTCTCTTTTGCATAAAAATTCTTTTCCTAAATTCACAACTTTTTTGTCTCCTTTGAGTAACATATAATTTCATATTTAATATATATTTTAAAAATAGTTATCATTCTCCATAATTTTCAGTAAAATATAAAAGTCCTATTTTTCTGACTTTATAATTGCTTATTATATTTCCCGCTGCTTTGTCATACAAATTATAACCAACAATAGTATAAATTTCTATAATACTATAGACACGTACATCTTATCTCTTATTAATTCCATTTTTGCTCCATACTTTGCCCAAATTTTTCTAGAAGCCAGATTATCTTTTACAATTTTAGCACTTAAATATTTTATTTCTTTCCTTTTAGCATATTCTAATATTTGCGAAAAAGCTTTGCTTGCATATCCTTTTCCCCAGTACCTACTCCCAATCCAATAACCAATTTTTGCTTTTTTCTCTTCTACACTCTGATAACTTAACGATATCATACCAATTGCATTATTATTCAAAACGATAGCAAATATTTCTGAGTTTGTGTTTTCAGACCATTCATTATTATGTTTGATAAATTCATCCTTTGATATTATACACTTTCTGGAACCTAATTTTTCTTGTAATACATTATCAGTATTTAATATTTCTATAAGTTGAATTGCATATTTATTATTAATCTCTTCAATTGCCATACTTTTTATAACCACCTAACTTAAACACTCACAGTCAATAAAATTTATAAAGAATATAAAGTTTAATTTTTATATTTCAATAATTTTATCTATAAAATCTATTCCTTTAGTAATATGAGAAATTATTATTAATATTGAACTAGTTTTTCTACTTTTCAAAATTCTCAACATTATTTCTCTTGTTTCGGCATCAACATTAGATATAGGTTCATCTAGGATAATTACATCCTTATTGGAAAGCATTGCTCTTATAAAAGCTATAACCTGAGCCTGTCCCCCTGAAACGCCTGCTGTATTTTGACTTATTTCGGTATCCAATCCTCTAGGTAATCTATGAATATATTCAGTTAGCATAAATTGATCAATAAGTTTTTCTACATGCTCACGGTTTCTATTTGTCTGCCCATATAATATATTCTCCAATACTGTTCCCCTAAATAAAAATATATTTTGTGATACAATTCCTATCCTATTTCTTAAGCTTTTATTATTAATCCTTTCAAGATCTAATCTATTATAAAATATTTTACCACTTGTAGGAGTATATAGTCCTATTAAGAGTTTTATAAGAGTAGATTTTCCAGATCCATTTTCACCCTTAATAAGAATTTTTTTCCCTTTACTTATTTTAAAACTCAAATTTTTTAAAACATATTCTTCAGAGGTATTATATTTAAAATCTACATTATTTAACTCTATAGATTCAATTTTCCTATTTAAATATTCATGCTTCCCACTGTTTTCACCTTGCATATCAAGAAGCTGATATATTCTTTCAATACTTAAACATACTGGTTTTATTATAGTCCCTATAGTTGCTAAAGCTTGAGTACTGCTAAAAACTTTAGCTATATATAATGAAAAAGAAGTATATAATCCTATGGTAAATTGTCCTTTTAAAATCATTATTCCTGCAATTAATAGTATTAGAAGTGTACCAAAATCATTAATAAGTGTTATATTTTCCGTAAATAATAATATAGCCTTGCTTTGTTTTGTACTATCCTTTGTAAGTTCATCAAGTTTATTTTTAAACTTTAAAAGACTGCTGTTTTTACCATTAAGCACTTTTATATCTTCAATTCCATTGATTATTTCAAAAGTATCTCCATTTAAAATTGCACTAGATTCCATCATCTTTTGTGTATTTTTCATAAATCCACTTGCAGATTTTTTAGAAGTAATGAAAAAAACTGGAGTTAAAAACAAAATTATTATAGATAATTTATAATTTATAACAAACATAGTACCTAACGCCATCACCGTATCAATTAAATTTAGAAAAATACTTATAAATTGAGGTGAAAAAATTCCTCCCACAGAACTACATTCTGATATTCTTGCTTGAATATATCCTTTCTGTGTAGAGGATATATAGTCCATTGGCAAATCTATCACCTTGTCCATCACCAAATATCTCATTTCATTAACAATTGAATTACTAACTTTAACAAACATATATTTTGAAATAACCGCAAGAATATATCTCAAAATATACAATAGTGCTATTACAGCAATTAATTTATAAAAGTCACTATATCCTTGTTTAGTTATAAGTATCTTGTCCATTATACGTCCTATTATGTATGGAATAGGAGTTGATATAATTGAACTAAAAATCATGCCAATAATTCCTATAGTAAAAATGATGCGATATTTTTTTAAAAACGGTATTAATTTCAATAAGCTACTAAAGTTACCCATATTATTTTCTCCTTATATTTTTTTGATTTCAAGTCAATACAAATTTACAACCAGGAATTAATTATGATACATTGATTTTACTAACTTCTTCTAATTTTACATTTTCATCCATAGGATTTATTCTTACCTTTCATATTTTTTATTCAACTTATTTTTACGATTCACTCTATCTAATCACCTTCCTTTTTGTACTCGCCTGTCTAATCCACTGCATTTAGTTCTTTCATTGATGACGGAGGGGTTATTCTAAAATAAGGACAAATCTGATGACTTACTTGATTGTTCATAAACAAAGTTCTTGGCATCAGATAAATTCCTATAAATAAAAAGAAACCTTCTCCCTTCGAAGGTCTCTTTTTATAACATAACTTACAATAATGGTTAATAACTAAAAAACATCTCTGTTCTCTTATGTTAATATAACCGTTTACTTTTTGAATAAACATAGCATTATCTTCCCCTCCGAAAGAATCACCGACATATCAGGCAGGTTTCCTGGCTCAGATTCATCTTACTTCCCCGTCTTCCCAGATATAAAAATCCAGTGACATAACTAGGGTTTCATCCTCCATACAGTAACGGTGGGCTGCAGTGTTTTTTACACTTTCCCTTTTAACTATCAATTTGACAGCACCTAATAGTAAAAATATTAAATTTTATTACCTTTATG contains:
- a CDS encoding Ig-like domain-containing protein, with product MKKLWKKISLVMMLMFTLMTFAPYTARAGASPTASTPSLNQGSDGNYTVSSVDDLNKLRGDIDKGIDYLGKKVVLTQDIDISKSNVPLKSLTSHNKSFDGTFDGKFHTISGYTDAASGLFGIVWKDGIVENVKVDANVDIKDRSKIILDDNDDVFYGVIANECCGTITHCCSTGSIEVDAGRFSTLAGIVGNSACSDDNWNLINGYTDNCCSNVTFDTKSSFLPNIAGICVTPGSEIKNCYFYGKFLENEKKVSRQPIDTSSETDVTTCAYDSDILGFSSTSFMGKPVGYTTAQMKDKDSYTKLGFDFDKTWKIDSSVNDGYPYLNPDSSTKIAAKVVVDVQATAKDRIFVPGTEPFKTTDDCLKAEATFKVIPESDKDKDLISKYNVSATCDGGVFFNAPTIGNVPLTIDSSKIKINYDQNEDYQFLLGKVLPSTAKLLDNSAAAPTQDEEKQQVEDAKEVENIIYSKFGVGQEKAVPVFQWEGDKADAPGKEGTILLNDDDWDVFSSARSGYTGIRSGYYDDWFKGIQDELQRMKNAKIGDQDVKMTEWEKLVLAITSIGYDPRDIKAYNLIDIISNKNYLNSSVQMFAGTYADYALTSYNYIDHVLNDGNHIDRNYMEESTHDGAKNVYKETGADGSQVAANASPDMWTMMLQEIAAYYNANAKEGDKYYDVKQAMDHVFDQFSNSQAYTGSFWGGHTSDGDIDLNNPWTNAQVYMTLGMAHANVFDKKFIKDGNTIFNAILEGFDGKNKTTQYDNLKYDPVQICRGIDSLVRDYEGRNSIFDCTDVKNSTVPVNNDIAALDVDKLTSADKDKVDAVEKLYDALSDAQKSSMKQETVDKLTAAEKKVSPSQTVNVTGVTLDKTSASVTEGDALQLTAAVAPDNAANKKVDWSSSDKTIASVDENGKVTAVKSGTAVITAVSEDNKDAKAQCIVTVTNTSKPIQITNLTMDSSFKLGEDAKVSVKAENNSGKDQDESLIVALYDEGGKFINYVCGKQTIKNGDSSILTGIMKLPEEGIYKLKAFIWDSLENMNPLSDIIDIPVQSNK
- a CDS encoding DUF3467 domain-containing protein, producing MDENVKLEEEKELYSNRLELSGSVYDFQLDFMKVYKKDVKDSVKIFMSPQQAKSVCMMLTKSVEKYEDTFGEININPKTNAELNK
- a CDS encoding GNAT family N-acetyltransferase — protein: MAIEEINNKYAIQLIEILNTDNVLQEKLGSRKCIISKDEFIKHNNEWSENTNSEIFAIVLNNNAIGMISLSYQSVEEKKAKIGYWIGSRYWGKGYASKAFSQILEYAKRKEIKYLSAKIVKDNLASRKIWAKYGAKMELIRDKMYVSIVL
- a CDS encoding ABC transporter ATP-binding protein; its protein translation is MGNFSSLLKLIPFLKKYRIIFTIGIIGMIFSSIISTPIPYIIGRIMDKILITKQGYSDFYKLIAVIALLYILRYILAVISKYMFVKVSNSIVNEMRYLVMDKVIDLPMDYISSTQKGYIQARISECSSVGGIFSPQFISIFLNLIDTVMALGTMFVINYKLSIIILFLTPVFFITSKKSASGFMKNTQKMMESSAILNGDTFEIINGIEDIKVLNGKNSSLLKFKNKLDELTKDSTKQSKAILLFTENITLINDFGTLLILLIAGIMILKGQFTIGLYTSFSLYIAKVFSSTQALATIGTIIKPVCLSIERIYQLLDMQGENSGKHEYLNRKIESIELNNVDFKYNTSEEYVLKNLSFKISKGKKILIKGENGSGKSTLIKLLIGLYTPTSGKIFYNRLDLERINNKSLRNRIGIVSQNIFLFRGTVLENILYGQTNRNREHVEKLIDQFMLTEYIHRLPRGLDTEISQNTAGVSGGQAQVIAFIRAMLSNKDVIILDEPISNVDAETREIMLRILKSRKTSSILIIISHITKGIDFIDKIIEI